One stretch of Microbacterium faecale DNA includes these proteins:
- the recA gene encoding recombinase RecA produces the protein MATAADREKVLETALAQIDRQFGKGTVMRLGSEERAPVDVIPTGSIALDVALGVGGLPRGRVVEIYGPESSGKTTLTLHAIANAQAAGGIAAFVDAEHALDPEYAQKLGVDIDALLVSQPDTGEQALEISDMLIRSGAIDLVVIDSVAALVPRAEIEGEMGDSHVGLQARLMSQALRKITGGLSQTKTTAIFINQLREKVGVFFGSPETTAGGKALKFYASVRLDIRRIETMKEGAEAIGNRTRVKVVKNKMAPPFKQAEFDILYGTGISREGSLIDFGVEHGIVKKSGSWYTYDGDQLGQGKENARRFLKQNTDVAQEIEDKIKVKIGLLKDPEAAAEAEAPVDDIAARRTA, from the coding sequence ATGGCAACAGCAGCAGACCGCGAGAAGGTCCTCGAAACGGCCCTCGCCCAGATCGATCGCCAGTTCGGCAAGGGAACCGTCATGCGCCTGGGCAGCGAAGAGCGCGCCCCGGTCGACGTCATCCCCACGGGCTCCATCGCCCTCGATGTGGCGCTCGGCGTCGGCGGCCTTCCGCGAGGCCGCGTCGTCGAGATCTACGGCCCGGAGTCGTCGGGTAAGACGACGCTGACGCTTCACGCGATCGCGAACGCCCAGGCCGCTGGCGGCATCGCGGCCTTCGTCGACGCCGAGCACGCGCTCGACCCCGAATACGCACAGAAGCTCGGCGTCGACATCGACGCGCTGCTCGTCTCGCAGCCCGACACGGGTGAGCAGGCGCTTGAGATCTCCGACATGCTCATCCGCTCCGGCGCGATCGACCTCGTCGTCATCGACTCGGTGGCGGCACTCGTTCCGCGTGCCGAGATCGAGGGCGAGATGGGCGACTCCCACGTCGGTCTGCAGGCGCGACTGATGTCGCAGGCCCTGCGGAAGATCACCGGTGGGCTCAGCCAGACCAAGACGACCGCGATTTTCATCAACCAGCTTCGCGAGAAGGTCGGCGTGTTCTTCGGCTCGCCCGAGACGACGGCCGGCGGTAAGGCGCTCAAGTTCTATGCGTCGGTCCGTCTCGACATCCGCAGGATCGAGACGATGAAGGAAGGCGCGGAGGCCATTGGAAACCGCACGCGCGTCAAGGTCGTCAAGAACAAGATGGCGCCGCCGTTCAAGCAGGCCGAATTCGACATCCTGTACGGCACGGGCATCTCGCGCGAGGGGTCGCTGATCGACTTCGGCGTGGAGCACGGCATCGTCAAGAAGTCGGGCTCCTGGTACACGTACGACGGCGACCAGCTCGGCCAGGGCAAGGAGAACGCTCGTCGGTTCCTCAAGCAGAACACCGATGTGGCCCAGGAGATCGAAGACAAGATCAAGGTCAAGATCGGTCTCCTCAAGGACCCGGAGGCGGCAGCGGAGGCTGAGGCCCCGGTCGACGACATCGCGGCACGCCGAACGGCCTGA
- a CDS encoding DUF3046 domain-containing protein, which translates to MRRSEFLRAVDQHFGARASWILDDLVLPGLNRTAAEALDGGTPPRDIWTALCEETDLPASARYGVGLRQAKSG; encoded by the coding sequence ATGAGGCGCAGCGAATTCCTTCGCGCGGTCGATCAGCATTTCGGCGCGCGTGCCAGCTGGATCCTCGACGATCTGGTGCTCCCCGGTCTCAACCGCACAGCCGCAGAGGCGCTCGATGGCGGCACCCCTCCGCGCGACATCTGGACGGCGCTGTGCGAAGAGACCGACCTTCCCGCGTCCGCACGGTACGGCGTCGGGCTGCGCCAGGCGAAGAGCGGTTGA
- a CDS encoding helix-turn-helix domain-containing protein — MILVRQEIGDVLRDFRQQQGQTLRQVASRASVALGYLSEVERGQKEVSSEILASVTEALGVSMAEVMRRVGDRLAVLEGIEDAFPDVVPDDLVAEVEPELSLR, encoded by the coding sequence ATGATCCTGGTACGTCAAGAGATCGGCGACGTGCTTCGCGATTTCCGACAGCAGCAGGGGCAGACGCTCCGTCAGGTAGCGAGCAGAGCGAGTGTTGCGCTCGGATATCTCAGCGAGGTCGAACGCGGCCAGAAGGAGGTCTCGAGCGAGATCCTCGCTTCGGTGACCGAGGCGCTGGGTGTGTCGATGGCTGAAGTGATGCGCCGCGTGGGCGACCGCCTTGCGGTGCTCGAGGGCATCGAGGATGCGTTCCCGGACGTCGTGCCCGACGATCTTGTGGCCGAGGTCGAACCCGAGCTGTCGCTGCGATGA
- a CDS encoding sensor histidine kinase, whose protein sequence is MTGTTPASPGPAQGSGELALPRPPGFFRRWIDRHPRTVDIVIATVTVLIPAALIPIMAATVSEWPLLPVGFVCAAALFAATLLRRRIPFVLLVIAIITGAIPVVGEPLGVLSAWVALYSLAVFARSKQAWIGFALTTLVWFVTFLIDNTDSLDFAPDAAAPAVWIQVVAFFLQAASAFIVPTLVGLWVGGRRRYERALIARAEDLARERDQRAQLAVSEERTRIAREMHDIVSHSLTVMITLSEGAAAQAEAGSDRAPAAMRRVADTGRDSLAEMRRLLGVLRAPDAPAELAPLPVNGSIQTLVSQFRDAGLPVRWHGEGDPIPSGGGVALTTYRIVQESLTNVLRHAPHTRHVDVTATNIDGTITLTIDNETTAASPPADGTGRGLVGMRERAALHDGTVEAGPRPDGRWRVRVTLSTKGTT, encoded by the coding sequence GTGACCGGAACCACGCCTGCCTCGCCCGGCCCCGCACAGGGGTCGGGCGAGCTCGCGCTTCCGCGTCCGCCCGGGTTCTTCCGCCGCTGGATCGACCGCCATCCGCGCACGGTCGACATCGTCATCGCGACGGTCACCGTTCTGATACCGGCGGCACTGATCCCCATCATGGCGGCCACCGTCAGTGAGTGGCCACTCCTCCCGGTCGGCTTCGTGTGCGCCGCCGCGCTCTTCGCGGCGACACTCCTCCGACGCCGGATCCCGTTCGTACTGCTCGTGATCGCGATCATCACCGGCGCGATACCGGTCGTCGGCGAGCCCCTCGGGGTGCTCTCGGCCTGGGTCGCGTTGTACTCTCTCGCGGTCTTCGCGCGCTCCAAACAGGCGTGGATCGGCTTCGCGCTCACGACACTCGTGTGGTTCGTCACCTTCCTCATCGACAACACCGATTCGCTCGACTTCGCGCCGGACGCCGCGGCCCCGGCCGTCTGGATCCAGGTGGTCGCCTTCTTCCTGCAGGCGGCGTCGGCATTCATCGTTCCGACGCTTGTCGGGCTCTGGGTCGGCGGCAGGCGCCGCTACGAGCGCGCCCTCATCGCTCGCGCCGAAGACCTCGCGCGCGAGCGCGACCAGCGCGCACAGCTCGCGGTGAGCGAGGAACGCACCCGCATCGCGCGTGAGATGCACGACATCGTCTCGCACAGCCTCACGGTCATGATCACGCTCAGCGAGGGGGCGGCGGCACAGGCCGAGGCCGGATCGGATCGGGCGCCCGCGGCCATGCGTCGCGTCGCCGACACGGGGCGCGACTCGCTTGCCGAGATGCGACGTCTGCTGGGCGTGCTGCGCGCACCCGACGCCCCCGCTGAACTCGCCCCGCTGCCCGTGAACGGGTCGATCCAGACCCTCGTGTCGCAGTTCCGCGACGCCGGACTCCCCGTGCGCTGGCATGGTGAGGGCGACCCCATCCCGTCCGGCGGCGGCGTCGCCCTGACCACGTACCGCATCGTCCAGGAGTCGCTCACCAACGTGCTGCGCCACGCTCCGCACACGCGCCATGTGGACGTCACCGCCACGAACATCGACGGCACGATCACGCTCACCATCGACAACGAAACGACGGCGGCCTCGCCCCCTGCTGATGGCACGGGGCGTGGTCTCGTGGGAATGCGCGAGCGTGCGGCTCTGCACGACGGTACGGTCGAAGCCGGGCCGCGCCCGGATGGGCGCTGGCGCGTCCGCGTGACGCTCAGCACGAAGGGAACGACATGA
- the pgsA gene encoding CDP-diacylglycerol--glycerol-3-phosphate 3-phosphatidyltransferase — protein sequence MAIHPQLPNAITIVRIPLAVLFFVLLLIGGWLGETQFGVRIAAAVLFIVAISTDWVDGWLARRHDIVSDFGKLWDPIADKLLTGSAFVGLAILGEIPWWMVVVILVREWGITVHRLVVRRSHVVAAAWMGKVKTALQGVALSWALLPLHPVIGIDAWAVTTSVLMWAVVLLTIASGIDYVIAQVRGARSAT from the coding sequence ATGGCGATCCACCCCCAGCTTCCGAACGCGATCACGATCGTTCGGATACCGCTCGCGGTCCTCTTCTTCGTCCTCCTGCTCATCGGCGGATGGCTGGGGGAGACGCAGTTCGGCGTCCGAATCGCGGCCGCTGTCCTGTTCATCGTCGCGATCTCGACCGACTGGGTCGACGGTTGGCTCGCCCGCCGCCACGACATCGTCAGCGACTTCGGCAAGCTCTGGGATCCGATCGCTGACAAGCTGTTGACCGGATCGGCCTTCGTCGGCCTGGCGATCCTCGGTGAGATCCCTTGGTGGATGGTCGTCGTGATCCTCGTCCGGGAGTGGGGCATTACCGTGCACCGCCTCGTCGTGCGGCGATCTCACGTGGTCGCGGCGGCCTGGATGGGCAAGGTCAAGACGGCGCTCCAGGGCGTCGCGCTGTCGTGGGCGCTCCTTCCGCTCCACCCGGTCATCGGGATCGACGCGTGGGCGGTGACGACCTCGGTGCTCATGTGGGCCGTGGTGCTTCTCACCATCGCAAGCGGCATCGACTATGTCATCGCGCAGGTCCGAGGGGCGCGGTCCGCGACATGA
- the miaA gene encoding tRNA (adenosine(37)-N6)-dimethylallyltransferase MiaA: MSADARLWAIVGATGTGKSSLSLGLAESLAARGEAAEVINADAMQLYRGMDIGTAKLSAHEQRGIPHYLFDVLDVTEEAAVADYQTRARGVIDDILSRGRHAILVGGSGLYVSSVIYDFRFPPRDPERRVALEGRLAAEGIGSLYAELRERDAATAERIDPRNERRVVRALEVLDQGGTGHGAALPAEPRAWRETDLVGLAMERAQLVERLDARVTQMWADGMLAETAELRDRGLERGKTASRAIGYAQALDQLAGNKTEDEAIAETQALTRRYARRQVSWFKRYADVRWFDAGAVSARDVLG, translated from the coding sequence GTGTCCGCCGATGCCCGCCTCTGGGCGATCGTCGGCGCGACCGGGACGGGGAAGAGCTCGCTCTCTCTCGGTCTCGCCGAGAGTCTCGCCGCACGAGGAGAAGCCGCCGAGGTCATCAACGCCGACGCGATGCAGCTGTATCGCGGCATGGACATCGGTACGGCGAAACTGTCGGCCCATGAACAGCGCGGCATCCCGCACTACCTGTTCGACGTGCTGGACGTCACCGAGGAGGCGGCGGTCGCCGACTATCAGACGCGTGCCCGCGGGGTGATCGATGACATTCTCTCGCGCGGTCGTCACGCGATCCTCGTGGGTGGGTCCGGGCTGTACGTCTCGAGCGTCATTTACGACTTCCGCTTCCCGCCCCGCGACCCCGAGCGCCGCGTCGCACTCGAGGGCCGCTTGGCCGCTGAGGGCATCGGCTCGCTCTACGCCGAGCTCCGCGAGCGCGACGCCGCCACCGCCGAGCGGATCGATCCGCGGAACGAACGTCGCGTCGTTCGCGCGCTCGAGGTGCTCGATCAGGGCGGCACGGGCCACGGCGCCGCCCTCCCCGCCGAACCCCGGGCCTGGCGTGAGACCGACCTCGTGGGTCTCGCCATGGAACGCGCACAGCTCGTCGAGCGCCTCGACGCGCGCGTAACGCAGATGTGGGCCGACGGCATGCTCGCAGAAACCGCCGAACTCCGCGACCGCGGCCTCGAACGGGGCAAGACCGCCAGTCGCGCGATCGGTTACGCTCAGGCGCTCGACCAGCTCGCCGGAAACAAGACCGAGGACGAAGCTATCGCGGAGACCCAGGCGCTCACGCGCCGCTACGCGCGTCGCCAGGTCAGCTGGTTCAAGCGATACGCCGACGTTCGTTGGTTCGATGCGGGGGCCGTATCCGCGCGTGATGTGCTCGGGTAG
- the miaB gene encoding tRNA (N6-isopentenyl adenosine(37)-C2)-methylthiotransferase MiaB: MTTPSSAPTLIDTSPAAFDETGRARSYEVRTFGCQMNVHDSERLSGSLESAGYVPVDAGEDADVIIINTCAVRENAAGKLYGTLGYLKSKKDRHEGMQIAVGGCLAQMDKDAVSEKAPWVDVVFGTHNMGSLPQLLERSRHNEQAELEILESLEVFPSTLPTKRESHYSGWVSISVGCNNTCTFCIVPSLRGKEKDRRPGDILEEIKLLVDDGAIEVTLLGQNVNTYGVEFGDRHAFSKLLRACGEIDGLERVRFTSPHPAAFTDDVIDAMAETPNVMPQLHMPLQSGSDKVLKDMRRSYRSKKFLGILDRVRERMPEAAITTDIIVGFPGETDEDFEDTLRVVEAARFASAFTFQYSIREGTPAATMPDQIPKEVVQERYDRLMALQKRITLEENEKQLGRTLDLLVSTGEGKKDAATHRLTGRAEDNRLVHFAVPEGSETPRPGDVVTVTVTHAAPSHLLADSIDGSPLIIRRTQAGDAHDRRQSSSCAVPATGGATADGAVSLGLPTLRAGA; encoded by the coding sequence ATGACCACGCCATCCAGCGCACCGACGCTCATCGACACCTCGCCCGCAGCGTTCGACGAGACGGGCCGTGCACGCTCCTACGAGGTGCGGACGTTCGGCTGCCAGATGAACGTGCACGACTCCGAGCGTCTGTCTGGCTCGCTGGAGAGCGCCGGGTACGTGCCCGTGGACGCGGGGGAAGACGCCGATGTCATCATCATCAACACGTGCGCTGTCCGCGAGAACGCTGCCGGAAAGCTCTACGGCACCCTCGGGTACCTGAAATCGAAGAAGGACCGTCACGAGGGAATGCAGATCGCCGTCGGCGGCTGCCTCGCGCAGATGGACAAAGACGCCGTCTCCGAGAAGGCGCCCTGGGTGGATGTCGTTTTCGGTACGCACAACATGGGGTCACTTCCGCAGCTGCTCGAACGGTCGCGCCACAACGAGCAGGCCGAACTCGAGATCCTCGAATCGCTCGAGGTGTTCCCCTCGACGCTTCCGACGAAGCGCGAGTCGCACTACTCCGGCTGGGTGTCGATCTCGGTCGGCTGCAATAACACCTGCACCTTCTGCATCGTGCCGAGCCTGCGTGGCAAAGAGAAGGACCGCCGCCCCGGCGACATCCTCGAGGAGATCAAGCTGCTCGTCGACGACGGCGCGATCGAAGTCACGCTCCTCGGACAGAACGTCAACACGTACGGCGTCGAGTTCGGTGACCGCCACGCCTTCAGCAAGCTCCTCCGCGCCTGCGGCGAGATCGACGGCCTGGAGCGCGTGCGCTTCACCAGCCCGCACCCGGCGGCATTCACCGACGATGTGATCGACGCGATGGCGGAGACGCCGAACGTCATGCCGCAGCTGCACATGCCCCTGCAATCGGGCAGTGACAAGGTTCTGAAGGACATGCGGCGCTCGTACCGCTCCAAGAAGTTCCTCGGCATCCTCGACCGCGTGCGTGAGCGAATGCCCGAGGCGGCGATCACGACCGACATCATCGTCGGGTTCCCGGGGGAGACCGACGAGGACTTCGAAGACACGCTGCGCGTCGTCGAAGCGGCTCGCTTCGCCAGCGCCTTCACGTTCCAGTATTCGATCCGGGAAGGGACTCCGGCGGCCACGATGCCCGACCAGATCCCGAAGGAGGTCGTGCAGGAGCGCTACGACCGCCTGATGGCCCTGCAGAAGCGCATCACGCTGGAGGAGAACGAGAAGCAGCTAGGTCGCACGCTCGATCTGCTTGTCTCGACGGGCGAAGGCAAGAAGGACGCCGCAACGCACCGCCTCACGGGCCGCGCGGAGGACAACCGCCTCGTGCACTTCGCCGTCCCCGAAGGGAGCGAGACCCCGCGTCCGGGCGACGTCGTGACCGTTACTGTGACGCATGCCGCGCCCTCGCACCTTCTCGCCGACAGTATCGATGGTTCCCCGCTCATCATCCGCCGCACGCAGGCAGGCGATGCCCACGACCGCCGCCAGTCCTCATCGTGCGCCGTGCCGGCGACCGGCGGCGCAACAGCCGACGGCGCGGTGAGCCTCGGCCTGCCGACGTTGCGCGCCGGGGCCTGA
- a CDS encoding response regulator transcription factor has translation MTEAAVIRVAITDDQELVRMGLRMMLEAQPDIDVVAEADDGHAAVELAEAGGIDIMLMDVRMPGLDGIAATDRITSRDDAPKILVLTTFDLDEYAFGALRAGASGFLLKDARPPELLGAIRAVHSGDAALAPRVTARMIEQFVSAPERTTADDERLAVLTPREREILVAIGAGLTNDELAEKFFLSISTVKTHIGRILQKLGARDRVQLVILAYEAGLVGR, from the coding sequence ATGACCGAGGCTGCGGTGATCCGCGTCGCCATCACGGATGATCAGGAACTCGTGCGGATGGGACTGCGCATGATGCTCGAGGCGCAGCCCGACATCGACGTCGTCGCTGAGGCCGACGACGGGCACGCGGCCGTGGAGCTCGCCGAGGCCGGCGGCATCGACATCATGCTCATGGACGTGCGCATGCCCGGCCTCGACGGCATCGCCGCGACGGACCGCATCACGTCGCGCGATGACGCCCCGAAGATCCTGGTGCTGACGACCTTCGATCTCGACGAGTACGCCTTCGGCGCGCTCCGCGCCGGCGCCAGCGGCTTCCTCCTCAAGGACGCTCGGCCGCCCGAGCTGCTCGGGGCGATTCGGGCGGTGCATTCCGGAGACGCCGCGCTCGCACCGCGCGTCACGGCCCGGATGATCGAGCAGTTCGTCTCAGCGCCCGAGCGGACCACCGCCGACGATGAACGCCTCGCCGTCCTCACCCCGCGTGAGCGCGAAATCCTCGTCGCGATCGGCGCGGGGCTGACGAACGATGAACTCGCCGAGAAATTCTTCCTGTCGATCTCGACGGTCAAGACCCACATCGGGCGGATCCTGCAGAAGCTCGGGGCGCGCGACCGCGTCCAGCTCGTGATCCTCGCCTACGAAGCTGGCCTCGTCGGTCGTTGA
- a CDS encoding CinA family protein produces the protein MTDPLPDARALLALLAERDWSIATAESLTGGLLASALVDVPGASASMRGGVIAYDTELKRQLLGVDAELLRTRGPVDADVARQMAGGVRRALELDGRPADVGLATTGVAGPGPADGHPAGTVHVAVATPHGVRTVREVLEGDRAQIRRACVALALRLAIDAVRE, from the coding sequence ATGACGGATCCGCTCCCGGATGCCCGCGCGCTGCTCGCGCTGCTCGCGGAGCGGGACTGGTCGATTGCGACGGCCGAATCGTTGACGGGCGGCCTCTTGGCGAGCGCGCTCGTCGACGTGCCCGGCGCGTCGGCGAGCATGCGCGGCGGCGTCATCGCGTATGACACGGAGCTGAAGCGCCAGCTGCTCGGCGTCGATGCCGAGCTGCTGCGCACGCGCGGGCCCGTGGACGCGGACGTCGCGCGGCAGATGGCCGGCGGGGTGCGTCGCGCGCTGGAACTCGACGGACGCCCCGCCGATGTCGGCCTTGCGACGACGGGCGTGGCGGGACCGGGTCCGGCCGACGGGCATCCCGCGGGGACCGTGCATGTCGCGGTCGCGACACCGCACGGTGTGCGCACTGTACGCGAGGTGCTCGAGGGCGACCGCGCTCAGATCCGCCGGGCGTGTGTCGCGCTCGCGCTCCGCCTGGCAATCGACGCCGTGCGGGAATGA
- a CDS encoding FtsK/SpoIIIE family DNA translocase, with amino-acid sequence MARSSTAPKKNAQNESRASARGASKRSAPAPKNHIDDPDRPAVPVRAWNGIARAVGGLFRAFGSETLAKDDRRDGFPLLLVLLAVAGAVTEWFFIGNEVAAAISAYTFGGLIGRTAFVFPVLLLLLAGWLFRHPATVNDNGRVGIGFALLTISVAAICHLALLRPAPVEGMPSLSESGGLFGWMIGEPLGLLVTPIGAYVVLGVFIALSLLIITKTPPNRIGRRLRDLYTWMFDAEPVEESTSDDQTATKVLDEKPARKRRGRKKNDDEQLFDGADELPWWRRNASGREEDVDGVADPQQLTELLGEQDDRGYDQSVVEIDDATTADQATQVLDDPALARLRAQSGEDAHLGLVGDGDEGLDGELGGISGFGTDGPGARGPQPPESPYVLPSPASLAAGPPAVVTSEANDRMVAQIEKVFEEFKVNASVTGFSRGPTVTQYEVELGPGVKVEKITQLSNNISYAVASNDVRILAPIPGKSAIGIEIPNTDRETVALGDILRSPASQKSTHPLTIGVGKDVSGGFVIANLAKMPHLLVAGSTGSGKSSFVNSMITSLLMRAKPSEVRMVLIDPKRVELTSYAGVPHLITPIITNPKKAAEALQWVVKEMDMRYDDLASFGYRHIDDFNRAVVAGEIELPAGSERVLKPYPYLLVVVDELADLMMVAPRDVEDSIVRITQLARASGIHLVLATQRPSVDVVTGLIKANVPSRLAFAVTSVTDSRVILDGAGADKLIGQGDALFSPMGSGKPFRLQGAWVTENEIDSVVKHVTGQARPEYRADVAEAIEAPKKEIDEDIGDDLEVLLAATELIVSSQFGSTSMLQRKLRVGFAKAGRLMDLLESREIVGPSEGSKARDVLVAPDQLPNVLARLKGQQPPAAAPSAASAPEADDMPQTAPVPSAETDPIEAQFDGMPTVEVSDDEDAWGLTGRD; translated from the coding sequence ATGGCCCGCTCGTCAACCGCGCCCAAGAAGAACGCGCAGAACGAATCGCGCGCCTCCGCACGAGGCGCGTCGAAGCGATCTGCGCCCGCGCCCAAGAACCACATCGACGATCCCGATCGGCCGGCCGTGCCCGTGCGTGCCTGGAACGGCATCGCACGGGCTGTCGGTGGCCTGTTCCGTGCCTTCGGCTCGGAGACGCTCGCGAAAGATGACCGTCGCGACGGCTTCCCGCTTCTGCTGGTGCTGCTCGCGGTGGCCGGGGCCGTCACGGAATGGTTCTTCATCGGCAACGAGGTGGCCGCCGCCATCAGCGCGTACACGTTCGGCGGGCTCATCGGCCGCACGGCGTTCGTCTTCCCCGTGCTGCTCCTGCTGCTGGCGGGCTGGCTGTTCCGTCATCCGGCGACGGTCAACGACAACGGCCGCGTCGGCATCGGCTTCGCGCTGCTGACGATCTCGGTTGCGGCCATCTGCCATCTCGCGCTGCTGCGGCCCGCGCCTGTCGAAGGCATGCCGTCGCTCAGCGAGTCCGGCGGCCTGTTCGGCTGGATGATCGGCGAGCCGCTCGGCCTCCTCGTGACGCCGATCGGCGCCTACGTCGTGCTCGGTGTGTTCATCGCGCTGAGCCTGTTGATCATCACGAAGACCCCGCCGAACCGCATCGGCCGTCGCCTGCGCGACCTGTACACCTGGATGTTCGACGCCGAGCCGGTCGAAGAGTCGACCTCCGACGACCAGACGGCGACGAAGGTCCTCGACGAGAAGCCGGCGCGGAAGCGTCGCGGTCGCAAGAAGAACGACGACGAGCAGCTGTTCGACGGCGCGGACGAGCTTCCGTGGTGGCGACGCAACGCGTCGGGCCGAGAAGAGGACGTCGACGGCGTCGCGGATCCGCAGCAGCTCACCGAGCTGCTCGGCGAGCAGGATGACCGCGGCTACGACCAGTCCGTCGTCGAGATCGACGACGCGACCACGGCTGATCAGGCCACGCAGGTGCTCGACGACCCGGCGCTTGCCCGTCTGCGTGCGCAGAGCGGCGAGGATGCCCACCTCGGTCTCGTCGGCGACGGCGACGAGGGTCTCGACGGCGAGCTCGGCGGAATCTCCGGGTTCGGCACGGATGGCCCGGGAGCGCGCGGTCCGCAGCCGCCGGAGTCGCCGTACGTGCTGCCGTCGCCGGCCTCGCTCGCGGCCGGACCCCCTGCGGTCGTGACCTCGGAGGCGAACGACCGGATGGTCGCGCAGATCGAGAAGGTATTCGAGGAGTTCAAGGTCAACGCGTCGGTGACCGGTTTCTCGCGTGGCCCGACGGTGACGCAGTACGAGGTCGAGCTCGGCCCCGGCGTCAAGGTCGAGAAGATCACGCAGCTGTCCAACAACATCTCCTACGCGGTCGCATCGAACGACGTCCGGATCCTCGCACCGATCCCCGGTAAGAGCGCGATCGGCATCGAGATCCCCAACACCGACCGCGAGACGGTCGCGCTCGGCGACATCCTGCGTTCGCCGGCGTCGCAAAAGTCGACGCACCCGTTGACGATCGGCGTCGGCAAGGACGTCTCGGGCGGCTTCGTCATCGCCAATCTCGCGAAGATGCCGCACCTTCTCGTCGCCGGCTCGACCGGATCCGGTAAGTCGAGCTTCGTCAACTCGATGATCACGAGTCTGCTCATGCGCGCCAAGCCGAGCGAGGTGCGCATGGTGCTGATCGACCCGAAGCGCGTCGAGCTCACGAGCTACGCGGGCGTACCGCACCTGATTACGCCGATCATCACGAACCCGAAGAAGGCGGCCGAAGCGCTGCAGTGGGTCGTGAAGGAGATGGACATGCGGTACGACGACCTCGCGTCGTTCGGATACCGCCACATCGACGACTTCAACCGCGCGGTCGTCGCGGGTGAGATCGAGCTTCCCGCGGGATCCGAACGCGTCCTCAAGCCCTACCCGTACCTGCTCGTCGTCGTCGACGAGCTGGCCGACCTCATGATGGTCGCACCGCGTGACGTCGAAGACTCGATCGTGCGCATCACGCAGCTCGCGCGCGCGTCCGGAATCCACCTCGTGCTGGCGACGCAGCGACCCTCGGTCGACGTCGTGACCGGGCTCATCAAGGCCAACGTGCCCTCGCGCCTCGCATTCGCGGTGACGAGCGTGACCGACTCCCGCGTCATCCTCGACGGTGCGGGCGCCGACAAGCTCATCGGGCAGGGTGACGCGCTGTTCTCCCCGATGGGGTCCGGCAAGCCGTTCCGACTCCAGGGCGCGTGGGTGACCGAGAACGAAATCGATTCGGTCGTCAAGCACGTCACCGGCCAGGCGCGTCCGGAGTATCGGGCGGACGTCGCGGAGGCGATCGAAGCACCGAAGAAGGAGATCGACGAAGACATCGGCGACGATCTCGAGGTGCTGCTCGCGGCGACCGAGCTGATCGTCTCGAGCCAGTTCGGTTCGACGTCGATGCTGCAGCGCAAGCTCCGCGTCGGCTTCGCGAAGGCCGGTCGGCTCATGGACCTGCTGGAGTCGCGCGAGATCGTCGGCCCCTCCGAGGGTTCGAAGGCGCGAGACGTCCTGGTGGCGCCGGATCAGCTCCCGAACGTCCTGGCGCGATTGAAGGGCCAGCAGCCGCCGGCCGCGGCGCCCTCAGCAGCCTCCGCACCGGAGGCAGACGACATGCCGCAGACGGCCCCCGTCCCGAGCGCAGAGACCGACCCGATCGAGGCGCAGTTCGACGGCATGCCGACGGTCGAGGTCAGCGACGACGAGGACGCCTGGGGACTCACGGGTCGCGACTGA
- a CDS encoding regulatory protein RecX, whose product MSDHDTDGGERLAPVVPLFGGTVPDRPVAGADEAPDVGSDGADDWHTTWRGAAAAPPVADEQAAPADDIDDESDGDGDESQVIADRATRRLERALAARGMSEREARDRLRRDNVEPHAVEDIIDRLLRVGAIDDDRLAEQLLHAALTRKNQGRRAIAQALAKRGIARESIDAALEDLPDDDYERALEFARGKAPQLARFDHETALRRLVGQLSRRGFGGSLVMSVARQALDEAQSGTASVRFR is encoded by the coding sequence ATGTCTGACCACGACACGGACGGGGGCGAGCGTCTCGCCCCTGTCGTGCCCCTGTTCGGTGGGACGGTGCCGGATCGCCCCGTTGCCGGCGCTGACGAGGCGCCTGACGTCGGTTCGGACGGCGCTGACGATTGGCACACGACGTGGCGCGGCGCCGCCGCCGCGCCCCCCGTGGCCGACGAGCAGGCCGCGCCGGCCGACGATATCGATGACGAGAGCGACGGCGACGGTGACGAATCGCAGGTGATCGCCGACCGCGCGACGCGGCGGCTTGAGCGCGCGCTGGCCGCACGCGGCATGTCCGAACGCGAAGCACGTGATCGGCTGCGGCGCGACAACGTCGAGCCGCACGCGGTCGAGGACATCATCGACCGTCTGCTGCGCGTCGGTGCGATCGATGACGATCGTCTTGCCGAGCAGCTCCTGCACGCCGCGCTCACGCGCAAGAACCAGGGACGGCGTGCGATCGCGCAGGCGCTCGCGAAACGGGGCATCGCGCGCGAATCTATCGATGCGGCGCTCGAGGATCTGCCAGATGACGACTACGAGCGCGCGCTGGAGTTCGCCCGCGGGAAGGCGCCGCAGCTGGCGCGATTCGATCACGAGACGGCGCTGCGTCGTCTCGTGGGGCAGCTCTCGCGGCGTGGGTTCGGAGGGTCGCTCGTGATGAGCGTCGCGCGGCAGGCGCTCGACGAGGCACAGTCGGGCACGGCATCGGTGCGCTTCCGGTAG